One window from the genome of Cucumis melo cultivar AY chromosome 12, USDA_Cmelo_AY_1.0, whole genome shotgun sequence encodes:
- the LOC103484985 gene encoding uncharacterized protein LOC103484985 produces the protein MDLAPEELQFLTIPDILRESILIPKRSPKTFYLITLTLIFPLSFAILAHSLFTHPLLVQLQNPFADPIQTRHRWTKLLTFQFCYLIFLFAFSLLSTAAVVFTVASLYTSKPVSYSSTLSAIPKVFKRLFVTFLWVSLLMIIYNFIFLAFLVLLVLAIDTQNYFLFFFSVVVIFILFLVVHVYITALWHLASVVSVLEPIYGFSAMKKSYELLKGKTRFAGVLVFAYLAICATISVIFGAVVVHGGNGYGVIVRIVVGGFLVGVLVIVNLVGLLVQSVFYYVCKSFHHQGIDKLALHDHLGGYLGEYVPLKSSIQMDSLDA, from the coding sequence ATGGATCTAGCCCCAGAGGAGCTTCAATTCTTAACCATTCCCGACATTTTAAGAGAATCCATCCTCATCCCCAAACGCTCCCCCAAAACCTTCTATCTCATCACTCTTACCCTCATCTTCCCCCTCTCTTTCGCCATTTTAGCCCACTCCCTCTTCACCCACCCCCTTCTCGTCCAGCTCCAAAACCCTTTTGCCGATCCCATTCAAACCCGCCATAGATGGACCAAGCTCCTTACTTTTCAATTCTGTTACCTCATCTTCCTCTTTGCTTTCTCCCTTCTCTCCACCGCCGCGGTCGTTTTCACCGTCGCCTCCCTCTATACTTCCAAACCCGTCTCTTATTCCTCCACTCTCTCCGCCATTCCCAAAGTCTTCAAACGCCTCTTCGTCACTTTTCTCTGGGTGTCTCTCCTCATGATTATCTATAACTTCATCTTTCTTGCCTTCTTGGTACTCCTTGTTCTTGCAATCGATACCCAGAATTACTTTTTGTTCTTCTTCTCTGTTGTTGTCATCTTCATCCTCTTTCTAGTTGTTCATGTTTACATCACCGCCTTATGGCATTTGGCTAGCGTTGTGTCGGTGCTTGAACCGATTTATGGATTTTCTGCCATGAAAAAGAGCTACGAATTGCTTAAAGGTAAAACCCGATTTGCGGGTGTACTTGTATTTGCTTATTTAGCCATTTGTGCTACAATTAGTGTCATATTTGGAGCTGTGGTCGTGCACGGTGGGAATGGATATGGGGTTATAGTGAGGATTGTTGTTGGTGGCTTCTTGGTTGGCGTTTTGGTGATTGTGAATTTGGTGGGATTGCTTGTTCAGAGTGTGTTTTACTATGTTTGCAAGAGCTTCCATCATCAAGGAATTGATAAGCTGGCTTTACATGATCATTTGGGTGGATATCTTGGTGAGTATGTACCTCTCAAAAGTAGTATTCAGATGGATAGTTTAGATGCATGA
- the LOC103484937 gene encoding potassium transporter 11-like: protein MTSRVETDDDCEMKGSMWVLDQKLDQPMDEEAGRLSNMYKEKKFSVLLLLRLAYQSLGVVYGDLGTSPLYVFYNTFPRGISDPEDVVGALSLIIYSLTLIPLIKYVFIVCKANDNGQGGTFALYSLLCRHAKVKTIPNQHRTDEELTTYSRSKFHEQSFAAKTKRWLEKQSSRKNALLILVLVGTSMVVGDGILTPAISVLSAAGGIKVNHPHVSSDVVVLVAVVILVGLFSLQRYGTDRVGWLFAPVVLLWFLLIGGIGMFNIWKYDKTILRAFSPVYIVRYFRRRGMDGWTSLGGVLLSITGTEALFADLAHFRVAAVQIAFTVVVFPCLLLAYSGQAAYLMNNTDHVVDAFYRSIPESIYWPVFVVATAAAVVASQATISATFSIIKQALAHGCFPRVKVVHTSKNFLGQIYVPDINWILMILCIAVTAGFKNQSQIGNAYGTAVVVVMLVTTLLMILIMILVWRCHWVIALIFTGLSLVVECSYFSAVLFKVDQGGWVPLVIAGAFLIIMYVWHYGTVKRYEFELHSKVSMAWVLGLGPSLGLVRVPGIGLVYTELASGVPHIFSHFITNLPAIHSVVVFVCVKYLPVYTVPEEERFLVKRIGPKNFHMFRCVARYGYKDLHKKDDDFEKKLFDSIFLFVRLESMMEGCSDSDEYSLYGQQTEHSRDGLLIGNHGNEASLNVDTFSSVDSIVPVRSPMHINNTVRSSERASNHTDSDEIEFLIRCRDAGVVHILGNTVIRARRESKFYKKIAVDYVYAFLRKICREHSVIFNVPHESLLNVGQIFYV, encoded by the exons ATGACTTCAAGAGTGGAAACCGATGATGATTGTGAAATGAAGGGAAGTATGTGGGTTCTGGATCAGAAGCTTGATCAGCCTATGGATGAAGAAGCTGGGAGACTTAGTAATATGTACAAAGAGAAG AAATTCTCGGTATTGTTGCTTCTTCGACTTGCATATCAAAGCCTTGGAGTGGTTTATGGAGATTTGGGGACTTCTCCCCTGTACGTATTCTACAATACATTTCCTCGTGGGATTTCTGATCCAGAGGATGTAGTTGGAGCACTTTCATTGATTATATACTCTCTCACTCTCATTCCACTCATAAAGTATGTATTTATCGTGTGTAAAGCAAATGACAATGGTCAAG GTGGAACATTTGCTCTCTACTCCTTGTTGTGTCGTCATGCAAAAGTTAAAACTATCCCAAACCAACATAGAACTGATGAGGAGCTAACAACATATAGCCGCTCTAAATTTCATGAGCAATCATTTGCTGCTAAGACTAAACGATGGCTTGAAAAACAGTCATCCAGGAAGAATGCTTTGCTCATTCTTGTCCTCGTTGGCACTTCCATGGTAGTTGGAGATGGAATTCTCACTCCGGCAATATCAG TTTTATCTGCAGCGGGAGGGATCAAAGTAAACCACCCCCATGTGAGCAGTG ATGTAGTTGTGCTTGTTGCTGTTGTGATACTAGTAGGATTATTCAGCTTGCAACGTTATGGTACTGATAGAGTTGGTTGGCTCTTTGCTCCAGTTGTCCTACTCTGGTTTCTTTTAATTGGAGGTATAGGCATGTTCAACATCTGGAAATATGATAAAACCATTCTAAGAGCCTTTTCACCTGTGTATATTGTTCGATATTTTAGAAGGCGAGGGATGGATGGTTGGACATCCCTCGGAGGTGTGCTGCTGAGTATAACag GCACAGAGGCTCTATTTGCCGATCTGGCTCATTTTCGTGTGGCAGCTGTTCAAATTGCTTTTACAGTAGTTGTTTTTCCTTGCCTTCTCTTGGCATATTCTGGACAGGCTGCCTACCTTATGAACAATACGGATCATGTGGTCGATGCCTTCTATCGTTCAATCCCAg AATCCATATACTGGCCCGTGTTTGTTGTTGCAACTGCTGCTGCTGTAGTTGCTAGTCAAGCCACTATATCTGCAACATTTTCAATTATCAAGCAGGCTCTTGCTCATGGCTGTTTTCCAAGAGTTAAAGTTGTTCATACCTCAAAGAATTTTCTTGGTCAGATATATGTTCCAGATATTAACTGGATTCTCATGATTCTTTGTATTGCTGTGACAGCAGGATTTAAGAATCAAAGTCAAATTGGAAATGCTTATG GGACAGCGGTTGTGGTAGTCATGCTTGTAACCACACTGCTCATGATTCTAATCATGATCTTGGTGTGGCGCTGTCATTGGGTCATCGCCTTGATTTTCACCGGACTGTCACTTGTTGTGGAGTGTAGTTACTTCTCTGCTGTTCTCTTCAAGGTTGATCAAGGTGGCTGGGTGCCCCTTGTGATTGCCGGAGCCTTTCTTATCATCATGTATGTGTGGCATTATGGAACTGTTAAACGATACGAATTTGAGCTGCACAGTAAAGTTTCAATGGCATGGGTTCTCGGGCTTGGTCCTAGTCTAGGACTAGTCCGTGTTCCAGGAATTGGACTTGTGTATACTGAGCTAGCAAGCGGTGTACCTCACATATTTTCCCATTTCATTACGAATCTTCCTGCCATCCATTCTGTTGTTGTGTTTGTCTGTGTGAAATATCTTCCGGTCTACACAGTGCCAGAGGAAGAACGGTTCCTTGTAAAGCGGATAGGACCGAAGAACTTCCACATGTTTCGATGTGTTGCTAGATATGGTTATAAAGACCTCCACAAAAAGGATGATGATTTTGAGAAAAAGCTTTTCGATAGCATCTTCCTTTTTGTCAGGCTTGAATCCATGATGGAAGGTTGTTCAGACTCTGATGAGTACAGTTTGTATGGCCAGCAAACTGAGCATTCTAGGGATGGCTTGTTGATTGGCAACCATGGAAATGAAGCTTCACTCAATGTGGACACATTCTCTTCAGTTGACTCAATCGTGCCCGTTAGATCTCCGATGCATATAAATAACACGGTAAGATCATCAGAGCGAGCAAGCAACCATACCGATAGCGATGAGATTGAATTCTTGATTAGGTGTAGAGATGCTGGGGTGGTGCACATACTGGGAAACACTGTAATTAGAGCAAGAAGGGAATCAAAATTCTACAAAAAGATAGCTGTGGATTACGTATATGCGTTTCTTAGGAAGATTTGCAGGGAGCATAGTGTGATTTTCAATGTTCCTCATGAGAGTCTATTAAACGTTGGCCAAATTTTCTATGTATAG